GGGCCGGGGATCTGCTGGAGGCCGACCCGCTGCAGGTGACGCCAGCGGTGCCGCTGCGTTCCTACGTCGATTCCTACGGCAACCGCTGCCACAGGTTGGTCGCTCCGGCTGGGCTGCTGCGTCTGCAAGGCAGTGGGCTGGTGGCCGACCCTGGATGGACCGATCCAGTCCTGCCAGAGCTGGAGCAACGTCCCGTGGAGGATCTACCGGACGACGTGTTGCTGTTCCTGCTGGCCAGCCGTTTCTGCGAGAGCGATCTGCTCACGGATCTCGCATGGTCACGGTTCGAGGGGGCCCCCAGCGGCTGGGGGCGTGTGCAGGCGATCTGCGATTTCGTGCATCAGCACGTGCGCTTTGACTACAACCGATCGAGCCCGACCAAATCGGCCCTCCAAACTCTTGAAAGTCGAGAGGGAGTCTGTCGCGACTTCACCCATCTGGCGATTGCCCTCTGCCGCTGCATGAACATCCCGGCGCGCTATTGCACGGGCTATCTGAGCGACATCGCGGTGCCGCCGCCCCATACCGCCATGGACTTCCATGCCTGGTTCGAGGCTTACCTCGGCGATGGCTGGCATGTGTTCGACCCGCGCAACAACACACCCCGGATCGGGCGGATCCTGATTGCCCGGGGCCGGGATGCGGCGGATGTGGCCCTCACCACCAGCTTCGGTCCCTCGGTGCTGGAGTCGTTTCAGGTGTGGGCCCGATGACCTATTGCGTGGCCGTGCTCCTGGAGAGCGGGATGGTGTTCGCCTCGGATTCACGCACCCATGCGGGTGTGGATGATTTCGCCAGCTTCTGCAAGATGACGGTGTTCGAGCGCACTGGCGATCGGGTGCTGGTGCTGCTCAGCTCCGGCAGCCTGGCCGGCACCCAGGCGGTGATCAGCCTGCTGCGTCAGCGGGCCGACGCCGGCAATGGAGACGCCAACCTGTGGACGGCACGGACGATGTTCGATGTGTTGGGCCTGGTGTCCGATGCCGTGCGGGCGATCCAACAACGGGATGGCCCCTACCTGGAAGGTTCGGCCGGTGGGTTCAATGCTTCCTTCCTGGTCGGTGGTCAGATCAAGGGTGAAGTGCCCCGGCTGTTTCGGATGTATGCGGAAGGTAATTTCATCGAAGCCAGCGAAGACACCCCGTTCCTGCAGACGGGGGAAGCGAAGTACGGCAAGCCGATCATCGACCGGGTGATCTATCCCAGCACCACGCTGGGGGAAGCGGCCAAGTGCGTGCTGGTGTCGTTCGATTCGACCATGCGCAGCACCCTGTCGGTGGGGATGCCGATCGACCTGATCGTCTACGAACGGGACAGCCTGGCGATCACCCACCGCCGGCGCTTCTGCGAGGGAGACAGCTACTTCAAGGACCTGAGCAACGCCTGGGGCACGGGAGTTCGTGGCGTGTTCCGCGATCTGCCGGAGCTGCATTGGTAAGGGGCCTTCCAGCCCCCAAGGATTCCTTGGCTGAGCGCCGCCCACGGGCGCTGGAGGGAGCATCCTGAAGGCAATTCAGCCTGTGGGCCCGGTGCTGCTTGCTGCCTCCCAGCCGATCTGGTCCCTGCCGCTGGAGCAGGTCTATCCCGCCCTGCAGACCAGGCCCGAGGGTCTCACGCAGCAGGAGGCCGATCGTCGCCTCGAGGAGTTCGGCGCCAATCGTCTACCCAGCCTGAAACGGCGCCCCCTGGTGCTGCGCTTCCTCGACCAGATGGTGCACTTCATGGCGCTGCTGCTTTGGTGCGCCGGGGGCATGGCCTTTGCCGCGGGCACCCCCCAGCTGGGCTGGGCGATCTGGTCGGTGGTGCTGATCAACGGCATCTTCTCGTTCTGGCAGGAATTCCAGGCCGAGCAGACCCTGGCCGCCCTGACCCGCGCCCTGCCGCGGCAGGTGCAGGTCTGGCGCGATGGCCTCCTGCGCGTGCTCCCTGCCGAGCAGCTGGTGGCGGGGGATCGGCTGCAGCTGGAGGAGGGTGACCGGGTGCCGGCCGACTGCCGCATCGGGGCGGCCTACGAGATGAGCGTTGACCTCTCGGTGCTCACGGGCGAATCCCTGCCGGTCTCACGCCATGCAGGCCCCCTCCCCATCGGAGTGGAGCCCACCCTGGTGCCCATCAACGAACGGACCAATCTGCTGCTGGCCGGCTCCACGATCGCGGCCGGGAGGGGTGAGGCGGTCGTCTATGCCACCGGCGCCGAAACCGAATTCGGCCAGGTGGCTCACCTCACCGCCGGCACCCGCCGCAGCCCCAGCACCCTGGAGCAGCAGGTGGGTCGCATCGTGCGGACGATCACGATCATCGCGCTGTCGACCGGGGCGCTCACCTTTGCCTTGAGCCTGCTGTTCATCGGCATGGCGCCGATGGAGAGCCTGGTGTTTGCCATCGGCATCATCGTCGCCTTTGTTCCCGAAGGGCTGCTCCCCCAGGTCACGCTCACCCTGGCGCTGAATGTGCAGCGGATGGCGCGTCGCCAGGCGCTGGTGAGGAGATTGTCGGCTGTGGAAACACTCGGTTCGGTGAGTGTGATCTGCAGCGACAAGACCGGCACGCTCACCGGAAACCACATGGCCGTGGAAGACACCTGGCTGCCCGAGGCGGACGAGGGGATGC
Above is a window of Cyanobium sp. ATX 6F1 DNA encoding:
- a CDS encoding transglutaminase-like domain-containing protein, which gives rise to MERLDNAPSQPPLKIRVGFDLELRCPRPTPMIVTLGVHASRAGDLLEADPLQVTPAVPLRSYVDSYGNRCHRLVAPAGLLRLQGSGLVADPGWTDPVLPELEQRPVEDLPDDVLLFLLASRFCESDLLTDLAWSRFEGAPSGWGRVQAICDFVHQHVRFDYNRSSPTKSALQTLESREGVCRDFTHLAIALCRCMNIPARYCTGYLSDIAVPPPHTAMDFHAWFEAYLGDGWHVFDPRNNTPRIGRILIARGRDAADVALTTSFGPSVLESFQVWAR
- a CDS encoding peptidase — protein: MTYCVAVLLESGMVFASDSRTHAGVDDFASFCKMTVFERTGDRVLVLLSSGSLAGTQAVISLLRQRADAGNGDANLWTARTMFDVLGLVSDAVRAIQQRDGPYLEGSAGGFNASFLVGGQIKGEVPRLFRMYAEGNFIEASEDTPFLQTGEAKYGKPIIDRVIYPSTTLGEAAKCVLVSFDSTMRSTLSVGMPIDLIVYERDSLAITHRRRFCEGDSYFKDLSNAWGTGVRGVFRDLPELHW